The following are encoded together in the Malaya genurostris strain Urasoe2022 chromosome 3, Malgen_1.1, whole genome shotgun sequence genome:
- the LOC131439636 gene encoding histone H2B-like yields the protein MAPKASGKAVKKSGKAQKNIVKGDKKKRKQRRKESYAIYIYKVLKQVHPDTGVSSKAMSIMNSFVNDIFERIAAEASRLAHYNKRSTITSREVQTAVRLLLPGELAKHAVSEGTKAVTKYTSSK from the coding sequence ATGGCACCGAAAGCTAGTGGAAAGGCCGTTAAGAAATCCGGCAAAGCTCAGAAGAACATTGTGAAGGGAGACAAGAAGAAGCGCAAACAACGCCGTAAGGAAAGCTATGCTATCTACATCTATAAGGTGTTGAAGCAAGTTCACCCGGACACCGGAGTCTCGTCGAAAGCCATGAGCATCATGAACAGCTTTGTCAATGATATCTTCGAACGTATTGCTGCCGAAGCTTCTCGTCTGGCTCATTACAACAAGCGTTCTACGATCACGTCTCGCGAGGTTCAGACAGCCGTTCGCCTGCTGCTGCCAGGAGAATTAGCGAAACATGCCGTTTCGGAGGGAACAAAGGCTGTCACCAAATATACCAGTTCCAAGTAA
- the LOC131439635 gene encoding histone H2A has protein sequence MSGRGKGGKVKGKAKSRSNRAGLQFPVGRIHRLLRKGNYAERVGAGAPVYLAAVMEYLAAEVLELAGNAARDNKKTRIIPRHLQLAIRNDEELNKLLSGVTIAQGGVLPNIQAVLLPKKTEKKA, from the coding sequence ATGTCTGGACGCGGTAAAGGAGGTAAGGTTAAgggaaaggcaaagtcccgctcaaatcGTGCCGGTCTTCAGTTCCCTGTGGGCCGAATTCACCGTCTGCTGAGGAAAGGAAACTATGCCGAACGCGTCGGAGCAGGAGCCCCTGTCTATCTGGCAGCTGTGATGGAATACCTCGCTGCTGAAGTTCTGGAATTGGCAGGAAATGCTGCTCGCgataacaagaaaacaagaatcaTCCCGCGCCATCTGcaactggccatccgtaacgatgagGAGTTGAACAAGCTGTTATCTGGTGTTACGATTGCTCAGGGCGGTGTGCTACCGAACATCCAAGCCGTGCTGCTTCCCAAGAAGACCGAAAAGAAAGCCTAA
- the LOC131439633 gene encoding histone H3 — translation MARTKQTARKSTGGKAPRKQLATKAARKSAPATGGVKKPHRYRPGTVALREIRRYQKSTELLIRKLPFQRLVREIAQDFKTDLRFQSSAVMALQEASEAYLVGLFEDTNLCAIHAKRVTIMPKDIQLARRIRGERA, via the coding sequence ATGGCTCGTACCAAGCAGACCGCTCGTAAGTCCACCGGAGGAAAGGCTCCTCGTAAGCAGCTGGCTACGAAAGCCGCTCGCAAGAGTGCGCCAGCCACCGGAGGCGTTAAGAAGCCACATCGCTACCGGCCAGGAACCGTCGCTCTGCGTGAAATCCGTCGTTACCAAAAATCCACGGAATTGTTGATCCGAAAATTACCATTCCAGCGTTTGGTTCGTGAAATTGCTCAGGACTTCAAAACCGATCTGCGTTTCCAGAGCTCGGCCGTGATGGCCCTGCAGGAAGCCAGCGAGGCTTATTTGGTTGGTCTGTTCGAAGATACCAATCTGTGTGCCATCCACGCCAAGCGAGTGACCATCATGCCGAAGGATATTCAGTTGGCACGCCGCATCCGCGGAGAACGCGCTTAA
- the LOC131439632 gene encoding histone H3, which translates to MARTKQTARKSTGGKAPRKQLATKAARKSAPATGGVKKPHRYRPGTVALREIRRYQKSTELLIRKLPFQRLVREIAQDFKTDLRFQSSAVMALQEASEAYLVGLFEDTNLCAIHAKRVTIMPKDIQLARRIRGERA; encoded by the coding sequence ATGGCTCGTACCAAGCAGACCGCTCGTAAGTCCACCGGAGGAAAGGCTCCTCGTAAGCAGCTGGCTACGAAAGCCGCTCGCAAGAGTGCGCCAGCCACCGGAGGCGTTAAGAAGCCGCATCGCTACCGGCCAGGAACCGTCGCTCTGCGTGAAATTCGTCGTTACCAAAAATCCACGGAATTGTTGATCCGAAAATTACCATTCCAGCGTTTGGTTCGTGAAATTGCTCAGGACTTCAAAACCGATCTGCGTTTCCAGAGCTCGGCCGTGATGGCCCTGCAGGAAGCCAGCGAGGCTTATTTGGTTGGTCTGTTCGAAGATACCAATCTGTGTGCCATCCACGCCAAGCGAGTGACCATCATGCCGAAGGATATTCAGTTGGCACGCCGCATCCGCGGAGAACGCGCTTAA
- the LOC131439634 gene encoding histone H2A, with protein sequence MSGRGKGGKVKGKAKSRSNRAGLQFPVGRIHRLLRKGNYAERVGAGAPVYLAAVMEYLAAEVLELAGNAARDNKKTRIIPRHLQLAIRNDEELNKLLSGVTIAQGGVLPNIQAVLLPKKTEKKA encoded by the coding sequence ATGTCTGGACGCGGTAAAGGAGGTAAGGTTAAgggaaaggcaaagtcccgctcaaatcGTGCCGGTCTTCAGTTCCCTGTGGGCCGAATTCACCGTCTGCTGAGGAAAGGAAACTATGCCGAACGCGTCGGAGCAGGAGCCCCTGTCTATCTGGCAGCTGTGATGGAATACCTCGCTGCTGAAGTTCTGGAATTGGCAGGAAATGCTGCTCGCgataacaagaaaacaagaatcaTCCCGCGCCATTTGcaactggccatccgtaacgacgaggagttgaacaagCTGTTATCTGGTGTTACGATTGCTCAGGGCGGTGTGCTACCGAACATCCAAGCCGTGCTGCTTCCCAAGAAGACCGAAAAGAAAGCCTAA
- the LOC131439637 gene encoding histone H2B-like, whose product MAPKASGKAVKKSGKAQKNIVKGDKKKRKQRRKESYAIYIYKVLKQVHPDTGVSSKAMSIMNSFVNDIFERIAAEASRLAHYNKRSTITSREVQTAVRLLLPGELAKHAVSEGTKAVTKYTSSK is encoded by the coding sequence ATGGCACCGAAAGCTAGTGGAAAGGCCGTTAAGAAATCCGGCAAAGCTCAGAAGAACATTGTGAAGGGAGACAAGAAGAAGCGCAAGCAACGCCGTAAGGAAAGCTACGCTATCTACATATATAAGGTGTTGAAGCAAGTTCACCCGGACACCGGAGTCTCGTCGAAAGCCATGAGCATCATGAACAGCTTTGTCAACGATATCTTCGAACGTATTGCTGCCGAAGCTTCTCGTCTGGCTCATTACAACAAGCGTTCTACGATCACGTCTCGCGAGGTTCAGACAGCCGTTCGCCTGCTGCTGCCAGGAGAATTAGCGAAACATGCCGTTTCGGAGGGAACAAAGGCTGTCACCAAATATACCAGTTCCAAGTAA